One Verrucomicrobiia bacterium genomic window carries:
- the fusA gene encoding elongation factor G encodes MQAATDANPVNSPNRQYTMERTRNIGIAAHIDAGKTTTTERILFYTGLIHKIGDVDDGNTVTDWMEQERERGITITSAAVTSFWTQKAMKPGEDAIYKAFRDIPHRINIIDTPGHVDFTAEVERSMRVLDGAVAVFCGVAGVQPQSETVWRQATKYKVPRIAFVNKMDRTGANFDNALNDMRTKLKAYAFPIFLPIGAEDKFAGVIDVVNQKAYVWGPGDVANEGLNYEVAEVPAEYQERAKAALAELIDAVSNKDDLIAEMVIEEKAITPEILKAAIRRLTCKIELIPVLCGSAFKKKGVQVLVDAVVDYLPSPLDIPPAQGLELGTDKTVVVESNDHAKFCSLAFKLWTDPYAGKLVFFRVYSGHLKKGDSIYNPRTRKRERVSRLMIIQGSERKDIDSVYAGDIAALVGLRNITTGDTLVDEDLDVTLEPPTFPEPVISMAVEPKTKADRDKMSEGLQRLAEEDPTFRCFTNEETGQLIIAGMGELHLEIIRDRLMREFKVEANAGAPQIAYRETITKDAEGEGKFIRQSGGRGQYGHAVIKVYPNEKGKGVEIENKIVGGTIPKEYVPAVIDGIEEAVKGGVYAGYQVIDLRVEVIDGSFHEVDSNELAFKMAGIFALKDAFKKAGPILLEPIMKVECTTPDEYQGDLLGDINRRRGIINGIEAKMGQTVLNAQVPLAEMFGYATAIRSLSKGRASYSMEPLTFEQVPNSILSTILDAAAKKPAART; translated from the coding sequence ATGCAAGCAGCAACGGACGCCAACCCAGTCAATTCCCCCAATCGTCAATACACGATGGAGCGGACGCGCAATATCGGTATCGCAGCGCACATTGACGCCGGAAAAACCACTACCACCGAGCGTATTCTTTTTTACACCGGTCTCATTCACAAGATCGGCGACGTGGACGACGGCAACACGGTGACTGACTGGATGGAGCAGGAGCGCGAACGTGGCATCACGATCACCTCAGCCGCCGTCACGAGCTTTTGGACCCAGAAGGCAATGAAGCCGGGCGAAGACGCAATCTACAAGGCGTTCCGCGACATTCCGCATCGGATCAACATCATCGACACTCCGGGACACGTGGATTTTACCGCCGAAGTGGAGCGCTCGATGCGCGTTTTGGACGGGGCTGTGGCAGTGTTCTGCGGCGTTGCGGGCGTGCAGCCGCAATCGGAAACCGTCTGGCGGCAGGCAACGAAGTACAAGGTTCCGCGCATTGCGTTTGTCAACAAGATGGACCGCACCGGCGCGAACTTTGACAATGCGCTCAACGACATGCGCACGAAGCTTAAGGCGTACGCATTCCCCATTTTCCTGCCCATCGGCGCAGAGGACAAGTTTGCGGGGGTCATCGACGTCGTGAACCAGAAGGCATATGTCTGGGGACCCGGCGATGTGGCGAACGAAGGGCTTAATTACGAAGTTGCCGAAGTTCCTGCTGAATATCAGGAGCGCGCGAAGGCCGCTCTGGCTGAACTGATTGATGCGGTTTCAAACAAGGACGACCTGATTGCCGAAATGGTGATCGAGGAAAAGGCGATTACTCCCGAAATCCTAAAGGCAGCAATTCGCAGGCTCACCTGCAAGATCGAACTGATCCCGGTACTCTGTGGCTCCGCTTTTAAAAAGAAGGGCGTCCAGGTTCTCGTTGATGCGGTTGTCGATTATCTGCCCAGTCCTCTGGACATTCCGCCCGCTCAAGGGCTTGAGCTTGGAACGGACAAGACCGTTGTGGTCGAATCCAATGATCATGCCAAATTCTGCTCCCTCGCGTTCAAGCTTTGGACAGACCCGTACGCGGGGAAGCTGGTGTTTTTCCGCGTTTATTCAGGCCACCTGAAGAAGGGTGACTCGATTTACAATCCGCGCACGCGCAAACGCGAGCGCGTCAGCCGCCTGATGATCATTCAAGGCAGCGAACGCAAGGATATCGATTCCGTTTACGCGGGCGACATCGCGGCGCTGGTTGGTCTTCGCAATATCACGACAGGTGACACGCTGGTCGATGAGGACCTGGACGTGACGCTGGAACCGCCCACGTTCCCCGAACCTGTCATCAGCATGGCTGTGGAACCGAAGACGAAAGCGGATCGCGACAAGATGTCCGAGGGCTTGCAGCGCCTGGCCGAAGAAGATCCCACGTTCCGATGTTTCACGAACGAGGAAACCGGCCAGTTGATCATTGCGGGAATGGGTGAGTTGCATCTGGAAATTATTCGCGACCGCCTGATGCGCGAATTCAAGGTGGAAGCCAATGCGGGCGCTCCCCAGATTGCTTATCGCGAAACCATCACCAAGGATGCCGAAGGTGAAGGCAAGTTCATCCGCCAATCCGGTGGTCGCGGTCAATACGGCCACGCCGTGATCAAGGTCTATCCCAATGAAAAGGGCAAAGGCGTTGAAATCGAGAACAAGATCGTCGGCGGCACGATTCCCAAGGAATACGTCCCTGCTGTCATCGATGGTATTGAAGAAGCCGTCAAGGGCGGCGTGTACGCTGGCTACCAGGTGATTGACCTTCGGGTTGAAGTCATCGACGGCAGCTTCCATGAAGTCGATTCAAACGAACTCGCGTTCAAGATGGCCGGTATCTTTGCGCTGAAGGACGCTTTCAAGAAGGCTGGTCCGATCCTGCTCGAGCCAATCATGAAGGTTGAATGCACGACGCCTGACGAGTATCAGGGCGACCTCCTCGGCGACATCAATCGCCGGCGCGGAATCATCAACGGCATTGAAGCCAAGATGGGTCAGACCGTTCTGAACGCCCAGGTGCCGCTTGCTGAAATGTTCGGATATGCAACGGCGATCCGGTCGCTCTCGAAGGGCCGCGCTTCCTACTCAATGGAACCGCTGACATTCGAACAGGTTCCGAATAGCATTCTGAGCACAATCCTCGACGCTGCCGCCAAGAAGCCCGCTGCGCGCACGTAG
- the rpsG gene encoding 30S ribosomal protein S7, whose product MSRRRQATRRPVQKDAKFNNTLVSRLVNTVMISGKKATAQRIVYGAFNNLAEKNPTVNPLDVLQRAVDNAKPRLEVKARRVGGATYQVPVEVTVDRQFALALRWLVDFADARKGTPMKDALAAEIMEAYQGQGNAIRKRDEVHKMAQANKAFAHFRW is encoded by the coding sequence ATGTCCCGAAGAAGACAAGCTACCCGCCGGCCCGTCCAAAAGGATGCGAAGTTCAACAATACGCTCGTGTCCCGCCTTGTGAATACGGTCATGATCAGCGGCAAGAAGGCCACTGCACAACGCATCGTTTACGGCGCGTTCAACAATCTCGCCGAGAAGAATCCGACGGTGAACCCGCTCGATGTGTTGCAACGCGCAGTGGACAACGCCAAGCCGCGCCTCGAAGTCAAGGCGCGCCGTGTTGGCGGTGCCACGTATCAGGTCCCCGTTGAAGTCACGGTTGACCGTCAGTTCGCGCTTGCACTGCGCTGGCTGGTGGATTTTGCGGACGCTCGCAAGGGCACCCCCATGAAGGATGCGCTGGCAGCCGAGATCATGGAAGCCTACCAGGGTCAGGGAAATGCCATCCGCAAGCGGGATGAAGTCCACAAGATGGCGCAGGCGAACAAAGCGTTTGCACATTTCCGCTGGTAG
- the rpsL gene encoding 30S ribosomal protein S12 codes for MPTINQLVRKGRTKIRYKSKSPALENSPFRRGVCIQVMTRTPKKPNSAMRKVAKVRLTNGFEVIAYIPDEGHNLQEHSIVLVRGGRVKDLPGVRYHIVRGTLDAAGVEKRRVSRSKYGVKRPKAAKPAAK; via the coding sequence ATGCCGACGATCAATCAATTAGTTCGCAAAGGGCGTACCAAAATTCGGTACAAGTCCAAGTCTCCCGCTTTGGAGAACTCCCCGTTCCGCCGCGGTGTATGCATCCAGGTGATGACCCGCACGCCCAAGAAGCCCAACTCGGCGATGCGCAAGGTCGCAAAAGTGCGTCTGACCAACGGCTTCGAAGTGATCGCCTACATCCCTGATGAAGGCCACAACCTGCAGGAGCATTCGATCGTCCTGGTTCGCGGCGGTCGTGTTAAGGATCTACCGGGTGTGCGTTATCATATCGTTCGCGGGACCCTCGATGCCGCCGGCGTCGAGAAGCGCCGGGTAAGCCGCTCGAAGTATGGCGTGAAACGCCCGAAGGCAGCCAAGCCGGCGGCCAAGTAA
- the sugE gene encoding quaternary ammonium compound efflux SMR transporter SugE, with the protein MAWTYLVIAGLLEIAWAIGLKYTEGFSKLWPSVATILAMIASFGLLAAALKTIPVGTGYAVWTGIGAAGTAVIGMAFLGESREVLRVVCVGLIVAGVVGLKFASPVGQ; encoded by the coding sequence ATGGCTTGGACATATCTGGTCATTGCAGGCCTCCTTGAGATCGCTTGGGCGATAGGCCTAAAGTACACGGAAGGTTTTTCCAAGCTGTGGCCGAGCGTGGCCACCATTCTGGCGATGATTGCGAGTTTTGGATTGCTGGCGGCTGCGCTCAAGACGATACCTGTGGGGACAGGTTATGCCGTCTGGACTGGGATTGGAGCCGCGGGGACGGCGGTGATCGGCATGGCTTTTTTGGGTGAATCGCGAGAGGTTTTGCGTGTGGTTTGTGTCGGTTTGATTGTTGCCGGGGTGGTCGGGCTCAAATTTGCCTCACCTGTCGGCCAATGA
- the rpoC gene encoding DNA-directed RNA polymerase subunit beta' has translation MISTKESARELLGLDKVNQVEYVAISVASPDAIRSWSKGEVKNPETINYRTFKPEKGGLFCERIFGPVKDWECSCGKYKRIKHRGVVCDRCGVEVTLARVRRERMGHIELAVPVCHIWFFKCMPSRIGLALDMTARNLERVIYYEDYMVIDPGSTPLKQNQLLSEHEYREARETYGPDAFLAKMGAEAVRDALSKVDLAKQIDALQIGMTETKSKQIRKKIAKRIKLLQGLQQSKSRPEWMILTVLPVIPPDLRPLVPLEGGRFATSDLNDLYRRVINRNNRLKNLLQLKTPEVIIRNEKRMLQEAVDALFDNGRHGRAVTGAGNRALKSLSDMLKGKSGRFRQNLLGKRVDYSGRSVIVIGPELKLNQCGLPKKMALVLFEPFIIRRLKELGYVHTVRSAKKMIERQTSEVWDILEEVTRGHAVMLNRAPTLHRLSVQAFEPQLIEGEAIRIHPLVCTAYNADFDGDQMAVHVPLSVEAQMEARLLMMATNNIFSPSSGKPIITPTQDITLGCYYLTAEPRTPAPTDSRTLKLFGSKSEVIFAFDDGAVTTHERIRMANPDIGKQTVYGDANRKVIETTVGRVIFSEIWPSELGFPNKVVKKSEIGDLIWRCYKVCGHEKTVIMLDKLKELGFREATKAGVSIGIDDMIIPVEKDQEIEAAQKQIKEVEKQYRKGVITPGERYNKIIDIWTHCTDQIANVMFRTLEKNQGKKEFNPVYLMVDSGARGNRQQVRQLAGVRGLMAKPSGDIIEKPILSNFREGLTVLEYFISTHGARKGLADTALKTADSGYMTRKLVDVAQDVIIREEDCGTSNGIWVQAISEGDDVVVKLADRLVGRFSCDDVKNPNNPKESLAQANNEIDEIRAKAIDTAGVEKVKIRSVLTCESKHGVCKYCYGRNLATGLLVKLGEAVGIIAAQSIGEPGTQLTMRTFHIGGTASAQFKVPQIKAKFEGKIRYNDLRIVQLEDGNNIVLNKNGSVSIMGEDGRELENHNVVIGAVISAVDGGTVKKGETFVQWDPYNVPILSEKAGRVKFHDIIEGVTMKQEMDEQTQQEAMVVIEHKEDLHPQIIILDDENEITASYPIPSGAHIVVNENDKIVAGTLMAKTPRKSAKTKDITGGLPRVAELFEARRPKDAAEISKIDGIVDFGPSVRGKRCIVIKDQQTAVEEEHLIPIGKHVIVFKGDYVKKGQQLTEGPIDPHEILDICGPQELQEHLVNEVQEVYRLQGVTINDKHIEIIVRQMLRKVRITEPGDTTFLWGEQIDKLEFEEENSRVEKMGGKPAEAQPVLLGITKASLETESFLSAASFQDTTRVLTEAATRAKVDYLRGFKENVIMGHIIPAGTGFDHHRKVTLKALVELPEEPLLEDALETAPTENPLVG, from the coding sequence ATGATTAGCACCAAAGAAAGCGCGCGTGAGTTGCTTGGCTTGGACAAGGTGAATCAGGTGGAGTACGTCGCGATCTCGGTCGCGTCACCCGATGCCATTCGTTCCTGGTCCAAAGGCGAAGTCAAAAATCCCGAGACCATTAATTACCGCACGTTCAAGCCCGAAAAAGGCGGCCTGTTCTGCGAACGCATTTTCGGCCCTGTGAAGGATTGGGAATGTTCCTGCGGAAAATATAAGCGCATCAAGCACCGCGGGGTCGTTTGTGATCGCTGTGGCGTGGAAGTGACGCTTGCCCGCGTTCGTCGCGAACGCATGGGCCATATCGAACTGGCCGTTCCCGTCTGCCATATCTGGTTCTTCAAGTGCATGCCGTCCCGGATCGGCCTTGCACTGGACATGACTGCCCGCAACCTCGAGCGGGTCATTTACTACGAAGATTACATGGTGATCGATCCGGGTTCGACGCCGCTCAAACAGAACCAATTGTTGAGCGAGCACGAATACCGTGAGGCGCGTGAAACCTACGGACCCGACGCGTTCCTGGCAAAGATGGGAGCCGAAGCCGTGCGGGATGCTTTGTCGAAGGTTGACCTTGCGAAGCAGATCGACGCGTTGCAGATCGGCATGACCGAAACCAAGAGCAAGCAGATCCGCAAGAAAATTGCCAAGCGAATCAAGCTGCTCCAGGGCCTGCAGCAGTCCAAGAGCCGTCCGGAATGGATGATCCTCACTGTGCTGCCTGTCATTCCACCGGACCTGCGTCCGCTGGTTCCCCTCGAAGGCGGCCGATTTGCGACGTCCGACCTGAACGACCTGTATCGCCGCGTCATCAACCGCAACAATCGGTTGAAGAACCTGCTCCAGCTCAAGACGCCTGAAGTGATCATTCGCAACGAAAAGCGCATGTTGCAGGAAGCCGTGGACGCTCTGTTCGACAACGGCCGACATGGCCGTGCCGTGACAGGCGCCGGAAATCGCGCGCTTAAGTCGCTGTCCGACATGCTCAAGGGCAAGAGTGGACGCTTCCGCCAGAACTTGCTCGGGAAACGCGTGGATTACTCTGGCCGTTCCGTGATCGTCATTGGTCCAGAACTGAAGCTGAATCAGTGCGGTTTGCCGAAGAAAATGGCGCTCGTGCTGTTCGAACCGTTCATCATCCGCCGCCTCAAGGAACTCGGCTACGTGCACACTGTGCGCTCAGCCAAGAAGATGATTGAGCGCCAGACCAGCGAGGTTTGGGATATTCTCGAAGAAGTCACGCGAGGACACGCAGTCATGCTGAACCGCGCGCCAACGTTGCATCGACTGTCGGTGCAGGCATTCGAACCGCAGCTGATTGAAGGCGAAGCCATTCGCATTCATCCGCTGGTTTGTACCGCCTACAACGCGGACTTCGACGGCGACCAGATGGCTGTTCACGTGCCCCTGTCGGTGGAAGCGCAGATGGAAGCGCGCCTGCTGATGATGGCGACCAACAACATCTTCTCGCCTTCATCCGGCAAACCGATCATCACGCCTACACAGGACATTACGCTGGGCTGTTATTACCTCACGGCCGAACCCCGCACACCTGCGCCTACAGACTCGCGCACGCTGAAGCTCTTCGGATCCAAGTCCGAGGTGATCTTCGCGTTTGACGATGGCGCTGTGACGACGCATGAGCGGATTCGCATGGCAAACCCCGACATCGGCAAGCAAACCGTTTACGGCGACGCGAACCGCAAGGTCATCGAAACGACAGTCGGCCGCGTGATCTTCTCTGAGATCTGGCCGTCGGAATTGGGCTTCCCCAACAAGGTTGTGAAGAAGAGCGAGATCGGCGATCTCATCTGGCGCTGCTACAAGGTTTGCGGCCATGAGAAAACAGTCATCATGCTCGACAAACTCAAGGAACTCGGCTTCCGCGAGGCAACTAAGGCCGGCGTGTCGATCGGCATCGACGACATGATCATTCCCGTTGAGAAGGATCAAGAGATCGAAGCCGCGCAAAAGCAAATCAAGGAAGTTGAGAAGCAGTATCGCAAGGGTGTCATCACTCCTGGCGAACGCTACAACAAGATCATCGACATCTGGACGCATTGCACCGACCAGATCGCAAACGTCATGTTCCGCACGCTGGAGAAGAACCAGGGCAAGAAGGAATTCAATCCTGTCTACCTGATGGTGGATTCCGGCGCCCGCGGCAATCGCCAGCAGGTTCGCCAGCTCGCAGGTGTTCGCGGACTGATGGCCAAGCCGAGCGGCGACATCATCGAAAAACCGATTTTGTCGAACTTCCGCGAAGGCCTGACGGTGCTCGAATACTTCATCTCGACGCACGGCGCCCGCAAGGGTCTTGCCGATACCGCGCTCAAGACCGCTGACTCGGGTTACATGACCCGCAAGCTGGTCGATGTGGCGCAGGACGTGATCATCCGCGAGGAAGATTGCGGCACCTCGAATGGTATTTGGGTGCAGGCGATCTCGGAAGGTGACGACGTGGTCGTGAAGCTTGCTGACCGGTTGGTCGGCCGCTTCTCGTGCGATGACGTCAAGAACCCCAACAATCCGAAGGAATCGCTAGCCCAAGCCAATAACGAGATCGATGAGATCCGGGCAAAGGCAATCGACACGGCTGGGGTTGAGAAGGTGAAGATCCGGTCCGTGCTCACGTGCGAAAGCAAGCATGGCGTCTGCAAATATTGTTACGGACGCAACCTGGCAACCGGTCTCCTGGTCAAGCTCGGCGAAGCGGTCGGCATCATTGCCGCCCAGTCAATCGGCGAGCCCGGAACGCAGTTGACGATGCGTACGTTCCATATCGGTGGAACGGCTTCGGCTCAATTCAAGGTCCCGCAGATCAAAGCCAAGTTCGAAGGCAAAATCCGTTACAACGATCTCCGCATCGTGCAGCTCGAGGATGGCAACAACATCGTTCTGAACAAGAACGGTTCGGTGTCGATCATGGGCGAAGACGGCCGCGAACTGGAGAATCACAATGTCGTGATCGGCGCAGTCATCTCTGCGGTCGACGGTGGCACGGTGAAGAAGGGCGAAACCTTCGTTCAATGGGATCCTTACAACGTTCCAATTCTCTCGGAGAAGGCAGGACGCGTGAAGTTCCATGACATCATCGAAGGTGTCACGATGAAGCAGGAAATGGATGAGCAGACCCAGCAGGAAGCCATGGTCGTCATCGAACACAAGGAAGACCTGCATCCGCAGATCATCATTCTCGACGACGAGAATGAGATCACGGCGAGCTACCCGATTCCTTCAGGCGCTCATATCGTGGTGAACGAGAACGACAAGATCGTCGCGGGAACCCTGATGGCCAAGACTCCGCGCAAGAGTGCGAAGACAAAGGACATTACGGGTGGTCTCCCACGCGTCGCGGAACTGTTCGAAGCCCGCCGTCCAAAGGACGCCGCGGAGATTTCGAAGATTGACGGCATCGTTGACTTCGGACCGAGTGTCCGCGGCAAGCGCTGCATTGTCATCAAGGACCAGCAGACGGCCGTGGAAGAGGAACACCTCATCCCGATCGGCAAGCACGTCATTGTGTTCAAGGGCGATTACGTCAAGAAAGGCCAGCAGTTGACTGAAGGCCCGATCGACCCGCACGAAATTCTGGACATCTGCGGACCGCAGGAGTTGCAGGAACATCTCGTCAACGAAGTCCAGGAGGTTTACCGCCTCCAGGGTGTGACGATCAATGACAAGCACATTGAAATCATCGTGCGCCAAATGCTGCGCAAGGTGCGGATCACTGAACCTGGCGACACCACATTCCTGTGGGGAGAGCAGATCGACAAGCTGGAGTTCGAGGAAGAAAATTCGCGCGTCGAGAAGATGGGCGGCAAACCCGCGGAAGCACAACCTGTGCTCCTCGGTATTACCAAAGCATCGCTCGAAACCGAAAGCTTCCTGAGCGCCGCGTCGTTCCAGGATACCACCCGTGTCCTGACCGAGGCTGCCACCCGGGCTAAGGTCGATTACCTGCGCGGGTTCAAGGAGAATGTGATCATGGGACACATCATCCCGGCGGGCACTGGCTTCGATCATCATCGCAAAGTCACACTGAAGGCTTTGGTAGAGTTGCCCGAGGAACCGCTCCTCGAGGATGCATTGGAAACCGCGCCAACGGAAAATCCGTTGGTTGGCTGA